In Janibacter alkaliphilus, the following proteins share a genomic window:
- a CDS encoding WhiB family transcriptional regulator, translated as MDWRDRAACLEADPELFFPIGNTGPAIAQIEEAKKVCRRCEVVDTCLKWALESGQDAGVWGGLSEDERRALKRRNARARRAS; from the coding sequence ATGGACTGGCGCGATCGCGCAGCCTGCCTCGAAGCGGACCCTGAGCTGTTCTTCCCGATCGGCAACACCGGCCCCGCGATCGCTCAGATCGAGGAGGCCAAGAAGGTGTGCCGCCGCTGCGAGGTGGTCGACACCTGCCTGAAGTGGGCGCTGGAGTCCGGCCAGGACGCCGGCGTCTGGGGCGGCCTCTCCGAGGACGAGCGCCGCGCCCTCAAGCGGCGCAACGCCCGGGCCCGCCGGGCCAGCTGA
- a CDS encoding amidase: MDVVEAGIARLRAALEAGEVTAEGLLDAYLARIAAYDQGGIRLNALVVLDPGARDAARAADARRAAGESLGPLDGIPYTAKDSYLATGLTCAAGSPAFAELVATRDAFAIERLRAAGAVLVGLTNMPPMANGGMQRGVYGRAESPYSADHLTAPFASGSSNGSGTATAASLAAFGLAEETWSSGRGPASNNGLCAYTPSRGVISVRGNWPLVPSMDVVVPHTRTMADLLEVLDVVVADDPDTTCDLWRLQPWVPIPAASQVRPASYPALAERGSGALAGARLGLPGMYADADPEAGTGEDPGIGGPTGQPIETRRSVLDLLAAMRADLEAAGAEVVDVDLPVVSRYEGDRPGMPTIATRGLVPPEYLEVEMWELSMWGWDGFLRANGDPALDRLADVDGPQIFPPPTGALPDRYGSLDLDVAEYVTRAREQGVVQDPTTLPHLEAGLRGLEETRRVDLEEWMDELGLDALIFPAVADVGRADADTDEESARLAWRNGTWVANGNLVPRHLGIPTVTVPMGVMADIGMPVGLTLAGRAYDDTALLTLGCAVEATRPRRLSPPRTPPLP, translated from the coding sequence ATGGACGTCGTCGAGGCGGGCATCGCCCGGCTGCGGGCCGCGCTGGAGGCCGGCGAGGTGACCGCCGAGGGGCTGCTCGACGCCTACCTCGCCCGGATCGCCGCCTACGACCAGGGCGGGATCCGGCTCAACGCGCTCGTCGTCCTCGACCCCGGCGCCCGGGACGCGGCCCGGGCGGCGGACGCCCGGCGGGCGGCGGGGGAGAGCCTCGGGCCGCTGGACGGCATCCCCTACACCGCCAAGGACAGCTACCTGGCGACCGGTCTGACCTGCGCGGCTGGCTCGCCGGCCTTCGCCGAGCTCGTGGCGACGAGAGACGCCTTCGCGATCGAGCGGCTGCGGGCCGCCGGGGCGGTGCTCGTCGGGCTGACGAACATGCCGCCGATGGCGAACGGGGGGATGCAGCGCGGTGTCTACGGGCGGGCGGAGAGCCCGTACAGCGCCGACCACCTCACCGCCCCCTTCGCCTCCGGCTCCTCCAACGGCTCCGGGACCGCGACCGCGGCGAGCCTGGCCGCCTTCGGGCTGGCCGAGGAGACGTGGTCCTCGGGGCGGGGGCCGGCCAGCAACAACGGGCTGTGCGCCTACACCCCCTCGCGCGGGGTGATCTCGGTGCGCGGCAACTGGCCGCTGGTGCCGAGCATGGACGTCGTCGTGCCGCACACCCGGACGATGGCCGACCTGCTGGAGGTGCTCGACGTCGTCGTCGCCGACGACCCGGACACCACCTGCGACCTGTGGCGGCTGCAGCCGTGGGTGCCGATCCCGGCGGCCTCGCAGGTGCGGCCGGCCTCGTACCCGGCGCTCGCCGAGCGGGGGAGCGGGGCGCTGGCCGGGGCGCGGCTGGGGCTGCCGGGGATGTACGCCGATGCCGACCCGGAGGCGGGCACGGGGGAGGACCCCGGCATCGGCGGGCCGACCGGTCAGCCGATCGAGACCCGGCGCAGCGTGCTCGACCTGCTCGCCGCGATGCGCGCCGACCTCGAGGCGGCCGGGGCGGAGGTCGTCGACGTGGACCTGCCGGTGGTCAGCCGCTACGAGGGGGACCGGCCGGGGATGCCGACGATCGCCACCCGCGGGCTGGTGCCGCCGGAGTACCTCGAGGTGGAGATGTGGGAGCTGTCGATGTGGGGGTGGGACGGCTTCCTGCGGGCGAACGGGGACCCCGCCCTGGACCGGCTCGCCGACGTCGACGGGCCGCAGATCTTCCCGCCGCCGACCGGGGCGCTGCCGGACCGGTACGGATCACTGGACCTCGACGTCGCCGAGTACGTCACCCGCGCGCGTGAGCAGGGAGTGGTGCAGGACCCGACGACGCTGCCGCACCTGGAGGCCGGGCTGCGCGGGCTGGAGGAGACCCGGCGGGTCGACCTCGAGGAGTGGATGGACGAGCTCGGTCTGGATGCGCTGATCTTCCCGGCGGTGGCCGACGTGGGGCGTGCGGACGCCGACACGGACGAGGAGTCGGCGCGGCTGGCCTGGCGCAACGGGACGTGGGTGGCCAACGGCAACCTCGTGCCCCGGCACCTGGGCATCCCCACGGTCACCGTGCCGATGGGCGTCATGGCCGACATCGGGATGCCGGTCGGGCTGACCCTGGCCGGCCGCGCCTACGACGACACCGCCCTGCTCACCCTCGGCTGCGCGGTCGAGGCCACCCGCCCCCGCCGCCTCTCCCCGCCCCGCACCCCTCCGCTCCCCTGA
- a CDS encoding FtsK/SpoIIIE domain-containing protein yields the protein MILRLTVLARPDAPARTVEARASPGHTVADLADALGAGTARLRVGGERLDPSNPVGDPPLLDGAVLVLDGGPPRASLPTAPLALAVVAGPGSGRCLPLTPGQHRVGRSPVCDLALGDDGVSRTHAEVLVDRDGVRVHELGATNSSRIAGARLTGSTTLKVGQEWRLGSSTLVLLPTPRRLVRRRPTGEGTLLVSPRPVVLDDDEEVHVEYPARPSPPRRRRLPWVMLAAPLPFALLLAAFFGPRMLLFGLLSPVMLLGSVVGDRSTSRREHHDDLATWSAETERATSRLRSALALERSARLVRHPDPVTVLAAAAGENDRLWERRLASTAELPVRLGLGEVASTVVVQDGSAGRRLRPPLVHAPVTLDLAAARVTGVTGPDRAGLARAALGQLLTLHSPHELQVTLVGAPGCWWTPFAQVPHVRSRVDVPASARSARHAEAEPVLAALARLVSEAAERRDDAANLPIHLLVVDEPARLRSSAALQHVLADGGSHGVLVLLTADAPSDLPHETRALVRTDDGSGRLTGSEVATTRTWPPDTVTHGWAERVGAALVPLRDATPAPGRADLPASARLLDLLDLDPLDPAQVRRRWAASRPGSLAVPIGIGHDGPAVLDLVTDGPHALLAGTTGSGKSELLQSWVASLAVHRSPEQVSLVLVDYKGGAAFAACADLPHTVGVLTDLEPHQAQRALTSLDAELLRRERLLAAAGAPDLERYTGATALPRLLIVIDEFRMLAEHQPDVLARLIRIAAVGRSLGVHLVLATQRPGGIVGPDIRANVNLRLSLRVRDKVDSDDVLGSGEAAAIPDDLPGRLLVGQGSGPPVAVQTARIGGRAETGDRPPLVVRDVGRPWPEPPAAAVVGPSDLDRLVPTLRAAAREAGLPEPHRPWVPPLPERLEAGALPEDVGAVFALLDVPEEQTRRPLAWTPGSGHWMVVGAPGSGRTTALRGIVAATSRLGDQAPQVHLVGDGSAALQGLADLPQVGSVIDVADRPTLRRLLTRLRAEVAQRQERLRAAGHADLASWPVDDPARPPHLLLGIDGWARIVARGDPGDLEDLGQEIEALVRDGGGAGLRLVVTGGRELLSGRITSLISTRLALHLPDRGDAALAGIPAGVLPERPVPGRGVALPGGHAAQVGIVDDLSAAEGVAEAPWVVAPLPTLVRPADVGRAGEPGRHEGLKRPDDDGCPEDGAGLVLGVGGPLAEPLAWSPADDSRRFLVAGPSRSGRSTAACRLASALAGLGHPTVLVAAGAVPDGPYRHLTAEDHETLLSLRQAHPDLAVVVDDADRLEGIDIEGVLREITRRVDRDHGVVVATSSTMSASSQLRGLVADVGRGRCGVLLQPAERRDGDALGVRVPPLDRVPGRGYLVRGGRAEEIQLVQADA from the coding sequence ATGATCCTTCGACTCACCGTGCTGGCGCGCCCGGACGCGCCCGCCCGCACCGTCGAGGCCCGGGCCTCCCCCGGTCACACGGTCGCCGACCTCGCCGACGCGCTCGGCGCGGGCACGGCCCGGCTCCGGGTCGGCGGAGAGCGGCTGGACCCGTCGAACCCGGTCGGCGACCCACCGCTGCTGGACGGCGCCGTGCTGGTGCTCGACGGCGGACCACCCCGGGCGTCCCTGCCGACGGCGCCGCTGGCGCTGGCCGTCGTCGCCGGTCCGGGCAGCGGCCGCTGCCTGCCGCTCACGCCCGGCCAGCACCGGGTCGGACGCTCGCCCGTCTGCGACCTCGCCCTCGGCGACGACGGGGTCTCGCGAACCCACGCCGAGGTGCTCGTCGACCGCGACGGGGTCCGGGTGCACGAGCTCGGGGCCACCAACAGCTCGCGGATCGCCGGGGCGCGGCTCACCGGCAGCACCACGCTGAAGGTGGGCCAGGAGTGGCGGCTAGGGAGCAGCACCCTGGTGCTCCTGCCGACCCCACGACGCCTCGTCCGTCGTCGGCCGACCGGCGAGGGCACGCTCCTGGTCAGCCCGCGCCCGGTCGTGCTGGACGACGACGAGGAGGTGCACGTCGAGTACCCCGCCCGACCGTCGCCACCGCGGCGGCGACGTCTGCCGTGGGTGATGCTCGCGGCGCCGTTGCCCTTCGCGCTGCTGCTGGCCGCCTTCTTCGGTCCGCGGATGCTGCTCTTCGGGCTGCTCTCGCCGGTCATGCTGCTCGGCTCGGTCGTCGGGGACCGCTCCACCTCACGGCGCGAGCACCACGACGACCTGGCCACCTGGTCGGCGGAGACAGAGCGGGCCACCTCCCGGCTGCGCTCGGCGCTCGCCCTGGAGCGCAGCGCCCGGCTCGTCCGGCACCCCGACCCGGTGACCGTGCTCGCCGCGGCGGCCGGGGAGAACGATCGGCTGTGGGAGCGTCGCCTGGCCAGCACCGCGGAGCTGCCGGTGCGGCTGGGTCTCGGGGAGGTCGCCTCGACGGTCGTCGTGCAGGACGGCAGCGCCGGGAGGCGGCTGCGGCCGCCGCTGGTCCACGCCCCGGTCACCCTCGATCTGGCGGCGGCACGGGTGACCGGGGTGACCGGACCGGACAGGGCCGGTCTGGCCCGTGCGGCGCTCGGGCAGCTCCTCACCCTGCACTCCCCGCACGAGCTGCAGGTCACGCTCGTCGGTGCACCGGGGTGCTGGTGGACCCCCTTCGCGCAGGTGCCGCACGTCCGCTCCCGGGTGGACGTGCCCGCCTCGGCCCGCAGCGCCAGGCACGCTGAGGCCGAGCCGGTCCTGGCCGCGCTGGCTCGCCTGGTCAGCGAGGCCGCCGAGCGTCGCGACGACGCGGCGAACCTCCCGATCCACCTGCTCGTCGTCGACGAGCCGGCGCGGCTGAGGTCAAGCGCGGCGCTGCAGCACGTCCTCGCCGACGGCGGGTCGCACGGTGTGCTCGTGCTGCTCACGGCCGACGCTCCCTCAGACCTGCCGCACGAGACCCGCGCCCTGGTGCGCACCGACGACGGGAGCGGCCGGCTGACCGGCAGCGAGGTCGCCACGACCCGGACCTGGCCGCCGGACACCGTCACGCACGGGTGGGCGGAGCGGGTCGGCGCCGCGCTGGTGCCGCTTCGCGACGCCACCCCGGCACCCGGGCGCGCGGACCTGCCGGCCAGCGCGCGGCTGCTCGACCTCCTCGACCTCGACCCGCTCGACCCGGCGCAGGTGCGCCGGAGGTGGGCCGCGTCGCGACCTGGCTCGCTCGCGGTGCCGATCGGGATCGGGCACGACGGCCCCGCGGTCCTCGACCTCGTCACCGACGGACCGCACGCCCTGCTCGCCGGGACCACCGGCTCCGGCAAGTCCGAGCTGCTGCAGAGCTGGGTGGCCAGCCTGGCGGTGCACCGCTCCCCCGAGCAGGTCAGCCTCGTGCTCGTGGACTACAAGGGTGGGGCCGCCTTCGCCGCGTGCGCCGACCTGCCGCACACCGTCGGGGTGCTCACCGACCTCGAGCCGCACCAGGCGCAGCGTGCCCTCACCAGCCTGGACGCGGAGCTGCTGCGTCGTGAGCGGCTGCTCGCCGCCGCCGGCGCGCCCGACCTCGAGCGGTACACCGGGGCCACCGCGCTGCCCCGGCTGCTCATCGTCATCGACGAGTTCCGGATGCTGGCCGAGCATCAGCCGGACGTGCTGGCGCGGCTCATCCGGATCGCCGCGGTGGGCCGCTCCCTCGGGGTGCATCTCGTGCTGGCCACCCAGCGGCCCGGCGGCATCGTCGGCCCGGACATCAGGGCTAATGTCAACCTCCGGCTGAGCCTGAGGGTGCGGGACAAGGTCGACAGCGACGACGTGCTCGGCAGCGGGGAGGCTGCGGCGATCCCGGACGACCTGCCCGGACGGCTGCTCGTCGGTCAGGGCAGCGGCCCCCCGGTCGCGGTGCAGACGGCGCGGATCGGCGGGCGGGCCGAGACCGGCGACCGGCCTCCGCTCGTGGTGCGCGACGTGGGGCGGCCGTGGCCGGAGCCACCCGCGGCCGCGGTGGTCGGGCCCAGCGACCTCGACCGGCTGGTCCCGACGCTGCGTGCCGCGGCGCGGGAGGCGGGGCTGCCCGAGCCGCACCGTCCCTGGGTACCGCCGTTGCCGGAGCGGCTCGAGGCCGGCGCACTGCCAGAGGACGTTGGGGCGGTCTTCGCGCTGCTGGACGTGCCCGAGGAGCAGACCCGCCGACCGTTGGCATGGACCCCCGGCTCCGGGCACTGGATGGTCGTCGGCGCTCCCGGCAGCGGTCGCACCACCGCGCTGCGGGGCATCGTCGCGGCCACGTCCCGGCTCGGTGATCAGGCACCGCAGGTGCACCTGGTCGGTGACGGGTCGGCCGCGCTGCAGGGTCTGGCTGACCTGCCTCAGGTGGGTTCGGTGATCGACGTGGCCGACCGGCCGACGCTGCGGAGGTTGCTCACCCGGCTGCGCGCCGAGGTGGCCCAGCGCCAGGAGCGGCTACGTGCTGCCGGGCACGCGGACCTCGCCTCGTGGCCGGTGGACGACCCCGCGCGACCGCCGCACCTGCTGCTCGGGATCGACGGGTGGGCGCGGATCGTGGCCCGGGGCGATCCCGGCGACCTCGAAGACCTGGGGCAGGAGATCGAGGCGCTGGTGCGTGACGGTGGCGGCGCGGGACTGCGCCTGGTCGTCACCGGGGGCCGCGAGCTGCTCAGCGGGCGGATCACCTCGCTCATCAGCACCCGGCTGGCGCTGCACCTGCCGGATCGCGGGGATGCGGCCCTGGCCGGGATCCCGGCCGGGGTGCTGCCCGAGCGGCCGGTCCCCGGCCGCGGTGTGGCGCTGCCCGGTGGCCACGCCGCGCAGGTGGGGATCGTCGACGATCTATCGGCCGCCGAAGGGGTGGCCGAGGCGCCGTGGGTGGTCGCACCGCTGCCGACCCTGGTCCGTCCTGCCGACGTCGGACGTGCCGGTGAGCCCGGGCGCCACGAAGGCCTCAAGCGTCCTGATGATGACGGGTGTCCCGAGGACGGCGCAGGGTTGGTCCTGGGTGTCGGCGGACCCCTGGCCGAGCCGCTGGCCTGGTCGCCCGCCGACGACTCCCGACGCTTCCTCGTCGCGGGCCCGAGCCGGTCGGGGCGCAGCACGGCGGCATGCCGGCTCGCGTCGGCGCTGGCCGGGCTGGGCCACCCGACGGTGCTCGTCGCCGCCGGCGCCGTCCCCGACGGGCCGTACCGGCACCTGACGGCCGAGGATCACGAGACGCTGCTCTCCCTTCGTCAGGCGCATCCTGATCTCGCCGTGGTGGTCGACGACGCCGACCGGCTCGAGGGCATCGACATCGAGGGTGTGCTGCGCGAGATCACCCGTCGGGTCGACCGGGACCATGGCGTCGTCGTCGCGACGAGCTCGACCATGTCGGCGAGCAGCCAGCTGCGCGGGCTCGTCGCCGACGTCGGCCGCGGTCGGTGCGGGGTGCTGCTGCAGCCGGCGGAGCGCCGCGACGGCGACGCGCTCGGGGTGCGGGTCCCGCCGCTGGACCGCGTCCCGGGCCGGGGCTACCTCGTACGGGGTGGGCGGGCGGAGGAGATCCAGCTGGTGCAGGCCGACGCCTGA
- a CDS encoding CpaF family protein: MTTAVETVEVEVRELIRRSGLDPARDTHEVAELVRAAVSDYDERSLHGSMPLLGDVDAAVKSVLDVVAGFGPLQPYFDDPSVEEIWINAPSQVFVARHGVAELTSTVLTADGVRDLVERMLKTSGRRVDLSSPFVDAVLPDGSRLHVVIPDITREHWVVNIRKFVVRANHLDDLVRMGTLTQQASTFLQAAVASGLNVLVAGGTQAGKTTFLNCLASAIPGRERVVTCEEVFELKLPLRDVAAMQCRQPSLEGTGEVPLRRLVKEALRMRPSRIIVGEVRQAESLDLLIALNSGLPGMATLHANSAREAVTKMCTLPLLAGENVGSRFVVPTVASSIDLVVHVALEADGTRRVREIAALPGRVENEIVEIADLFSQRDGQLARGDGFPPHDDRFVRHGYDLATLLAPEPR; this comes from the coding sequence ATGACGACTGCCGTGGAGACGGTCGAGGTCGAGGTTCGCGAGCTCATCCGCCGCTCGGGGCTGGACCCTGCCCGGGACACCCACGAGGTGGCCGAGCTGGTGCGCGCGGCCGTCTCCGACTACGACGAGCGCAGCCTGCACGGCAGCATGCCGCTGCTCGGCGACGTCGACGCCGCGGTGAAGTCGGTGCTCGACGTCGTCGCCGGCTTCGGCCCGCTGCAGCCCTACTTCGACGACCCGAGCGTCGAGGAGATCTGGATCAACGCACCCAGCCAGGTCTTCGTCGCCCGGCACGGGGTGGCCGAGCTGACCAGCACGGTGCTCACCGCCGACGGGGTGCGTGACCTCGTCGAGCGGATGCTCAAGACCTCCGGCCGCCGGGTGGACCTGTCCTCGCCCTTCGTCGACGCGGTGCTGCCCGACGGCAGCCGGCTGCACGTGGTCATCCCGGACATCACCCGGGAGCACTGGGTGGTCAACATCCGCAAGTTCGTCGTGCGGGCGAACCACCTCGACGACCTCGTGCGGATGGGCACCCTGACCCAGCAGGCGTCGACCTTCCTGCAGGCCGCGGTGGCCTCCGGGCTCAACGTCCTCGTCGCCGGCGGCACCCAGGCGGGCAAGACGACCTTCCTCAACTGCCTCGCCTCGGCCATCCCGGGTCGCGAGCGGGTGGTGACCTGCGAGGAGGTCTTCGAGCTCAAGCTGCCGCTGCGCGACGTCGCGGCGATGCAGTGCCGCCAGCCCAGCCTCGAGGGCACCGGCGAGGTACCGCTGAGACGCCTGGTGAAGGAGGCGCTGCGGATGCGGCCCTCGCGGATCATCGTCGGCGAGGTGCGGCAGGCGGAGAGCCTCGACCTGCTCATCGCCCTGAACTCCGGCCTGCCCGGGATGGCCACGCTGCACGCCAACTCCGCCCGGGAGGCGGTGACGAAGATGTGCACCCTGCCGCTTCTCGCCGGCGAGAACGTCGGCTCTCGCTTCGTCGTGCCCACGGTGGCCAGCTCGATCGACCTCGTCGTGCACGTCGCGCTCGAGGCCGACGGCACCCGCCGGGTGCGGGAGATCGCCGCCCTGCCCGGCCGGGTGGAGAACGAGATCGTCGAGATCGCCGATCTCTTCAGCCAGCGCGACGGGCAGCTGGCGCGTGGCGACGGCTTCCCGCCGCACGACGACCGGTTCGTCCGGCACGGCTACGACCTGGCCACGCTGCTCGCCCCGGAGCCACGATGA
- a CDS encoding type II secretion system F family protein, with protein MSGVLAGLLLGLGLFCIWWSTWPREAQPARAPREHRIIERLADDLAQAGYRGIGPVTLLGTCVLTFALVLLFVTAMTRVPAIALCFAAMAGWLPVLVVRVRARSRRAQLRELWPDAVDNVTSAVRAGMALPEALAQLSVRGPVELRPAFASFAEDYRTTGRFNDCLDRLKARLADPVGDRLVESLRIAREVGGSDLGSLLRTLSTFLREDARTRSELETRQSWTVNAARLAVAAPWIVLALLCTRPESVRAYDTAQGAVVLLVGAGVTVLAYRLMVRIGRLPDEDRVLR; from the coding sequence ATGAGCGGGGTGCTGGCCGGCCTGCTGCTGGGTCTCGGGCTCTTCTGCATCTGGTGGTCCACGTGGCCGCGGGAGGCGCAGCCCGCCCGTGCGCCACGCGAGCACCGGATCATCGAGCGCCTCGCCGACGACCTGGCGCAGGCCGGGTACCGGGGGATCGGACCGGTGACCCTGCTGGGTACGTGCGTGCTCACCTTCGCGCTCGTCCTGCTCTTCGTCACCGCGATGACCCGGGTGCCGGCGATCGCGCTGTGCTTCGCCGCGATGGCCGGCTGGCTGCCGGTGCTCGTCGTGCGGGTGCGGGCCCGCTCCCGCCGCGCCCAGCTGCGCGAGCTGTGGCCGGACGCGGTGGACAACGTCACCTCCGCCGTCCGAGCCGGGATGGCCCTGCCCGAGGCGCTGGCCCAGCTGTCGGTGCGTGGCCCGGTCGAGCTGCGGCCGGCCTTCGCCTCCTTCGCCGAGGACTACCGCACCACCGGACGCTTCAACGACTGCCTCGACCGGCTCAAGGCCCGGCTGGCCGACCCGGTCGGTGACCGGCTGGTCGAGTCGCTGCGGATCGCCCGCGAGGTCGGCGGCAGCGACCTGGGTTCGCTGCTGCGCACCCTGAGCACCTTCCTGCGCGAGGACGCGCGCACCCGCAGCGAGCTGGAGACCCGCCAGTCCTGGACGGTCAACGCCGCCCGTCTGGCCGTGGCCGCGCCGTGGATCGTCCTCGCGCTGCTGTGCACCCGCCCGGAGTCGGTGCGCGCCTACGACACCGCTCAGGGCGCGGTGGTGCTGCTCGTCGGTGCCGGGGTCACCGTGCTCGCCTACCGGCTGATGGTGCGCATCGGGCGCCTGCCGGACGAGGACAGGGTGCTGCGATGA